TCGTCGGGGTGCAGCCAGATGGTGGCGCCGGTGCGCTCGGCCAGCGCGGGGGCGGCGTCGATGTGGTCGTTGTGGGCGTGCGTGCAGATGATCGCGGTCAGCCGCCGGTCGCCGACGGCCTCGGCGATGGCGTCGGCGTCGTGCGCGGCGTCGATGACGATCGCCTCGTGGTCGTCGCCCACGATCCACACGTTGTTGTCGACGTCCCAGGTGCCGCCGTCGAGCGAGAACGTGCCCGAGGTGACGAGGTGTTCGATGCGGGCGGCCATCAGAACATCACCACCGAGCGCAGCACGTCGCCGTGGTGCATCCGCTCGAACGCCGCCTCGATGTCGTCCAGCGCGATCGTCTCGCTGACGAACGCGCCGAGGTCCAGGCGGCCCTGGAGGTGGAGGTCGATCAGCATCGGGAAGTCGCGGGAGGGCAGGCAGTCGCCGTACCAGGACGACTTGAGGGAGCCGCCGCGGCCGAAGACGTCGAGCAGCGGGAGTTCGAGCTTCATCTCCGGGGTGGGGACCCCGACGAGGACGACCGTGCCGGCGAGGTCGCGGGCGTAGAAGGCCTGCTGGTACGTCTCCGGGCGGCCCACGGCGTCGATGACGACGTCGGCGCCGAAGCCGCCGGTGAGGGCCCGGATCGCCTCGACGGCGTCGTTCTCATGGGAGTTGACGGTGTGGGTCGCGCCGAGCTTCTCGGCGGTCGTGAGCTTGCGGTCGTCGATGTCCACCGCGATGATCTTCGCCGCGCCGGCGAGGCGTGCGCCCGCGATCGCCGCGTCGCCGACTCCGCCGCAGCCGATCACGGCGACCGTGTCGCCCCGGCCGACGTTGCCCGTGTTGATGGCTGCGCCGATGCCGGCCATCACTCCGCAGCCGAGGAGACCGGCCACCGCCGGGGAGACGGAGGGGTCGACCTTGGTGCACTGGCCGGCGGCGACGAGCGTCTTCTCCGCGAAGGCGCCGATGCCGAGCGCCGGGGACAGCTCGGTGCCGTCCGTCAGCGTCATCCTCTGCTTCGCGTTGTGGGTGTCGAAGCAGTACCAGGGCCGCCCGCGCAGACAGGCACGGCACTGCCCGCACACCGCGCGCCAGTTGAGGACGACGAAGTCGCCGGGTGCCACGTCCGTGACCCCGTCGCCGACCGACTCCACGATCCCGGCCGCCTCGTGACCGAGCAGGAACGGGAAGTCGTCGTTGATTCCGCCCTGCTTGTAGTGCAGGTCGGTGTGACAGACCCCGCAGGCCTGGATCTTCACCACGGCCTCGCCGGGTCCCGGATCCGGCACGACGATGGTCTCGACACGCACCGGCTCGTTCTTGCCCGGTGCGATCACGCCCCGTACTTCCTGCGCCATGTGACTGAGCCCCTTTTCGTAGTCGACGTTCCGTCGACCGACCCTACGGTGTGACCGACCGGTAGAAGGCCAGGTGGCCCCGGCGTCCGGGGTCCCGTCGCCGACGTAGCCTGAGTGTCCCGTCTCAACTCCCGCGAGGAGCGCCGTGAGCCTGACCGACACCGCGGGGCAGGTGCCCCCGTGGCGCCTGCTGCTCGGGTACGTACGACCGCACCGCTGGGCGCTGTTCGCGGGCGCCCTGCTCGCGCTCGCCACCGGGGCGACCGGCCTGGTGCTGCCGCTGGTGGCGCGCGGGCTGATCGACGACCTGTCGCACGACCGGGCCATCGGCCGCGCGCTGCTCGGGATGGCCGCGTTGGTGGTGACCAACACGGCCGTGGGGGCGCTGGGTTCGTTCGTGCTCCGGCGCACCGCCGAGTCGGTGGTGCTCGGCGCTCGGCGCGCGCTGTCGTCGTACCTGCTGCGGCTTCGGATACCCGCGGTGGACCGCAGCGAGCCCGGCGACCTGATGGCCCGCATCACCTCGGACACGACGCTGCTGCGCGAGGTCACCACCGATTCGCTGGTCGGCCTCGGCACCGGTGGTCTCACGCTGGTGGCGACGATCGTGATGATGGGTCTGGTCGACGTGGTGCTCCTGGGCGTCACCGTGGGCGTGGTGGTGTGCGCGGGGACGGTGCTCGGACTGATCGTGCCGCGTATCAACCGGGCCAGCCGGCGGGCGCAGGACGCGGTCGGGGCGATGGGGGCCGCGCTGGAGCG
The window above is part of the Streptomyces sp. NBC_01428 genome. Proteins encoded here:
- a CDS encoding S-(hydroxymethyl)mycothiol dehydrogenase, whose product is MAQEVRGVIAPGKNEPVRVETIVVPDPGPGEAVVKIQACGVCHTDLHYKQGGINDDFPFLLGHEAAGIVESVGDGVTDVAPGDFVVLNWRAVCGQCRACLRGRPWYCFDTHNAKQRMTLTDGTELSPALGIGAFAEKTLVAAGQCTKVDPSVSPAVAGLLGCGVMAGIGAAINTGNVGRGDTVAVIGCGGVGDAAIAGARLAGAAKIIAVDIDDRKLTTAEKLGATHTVNSHENDAVEAIRALTGGFGADVVIDAVGRPETYQQAFYARDLAGTVVLVGVPTPEMKLELPLLDVFGRGGSLKSSWYGDCLPSRDFPMLIDLHLQGRLDLGAFVSETIALDDIEAAFERMHHGDVLRSVVMF